From Actinosynnema mirum DSM 43827, a single genomic window includes:
- the sigM gene encoding RNA polymerase sigma factor SigM: MTAAASSDAELISAHAAGDPHAFSELVKRHRDRMWAVALRTLRDPDEAADALQEAFISAFRAAAGFRAESQVTTWLHRIVVNACLDRLRRRQTRPTVPLPEAGPGEPVAPRDAMSERETRLVVQAALNELPEEQRAPIVLVDVEGYSVAETARLLGIAEGTVKSRCARGRAKLAKVLGHLRNQSASANVPGDGVKQQRQWEER; this comes from the coding sequence GTGACCGCCGCAGCCAGCTCGGACGCCGAACTCATCTCGGCTCACGCCGCGGGTGACCCCCACGCCTTCTCCGAGCTGGTCAAACGCCACCGGGATCGGATGTGGGCGGTCGCGCTGCGGACGTTGCGCGACCCGGACGAGGCCGCCGACGCGCTCCAGGAGGCGTTCATCTCGGCGTTCCGGGCCGCGGCCGGGTTCCGGGCGGAGTCGCAGGTCACGACCTGGCTGCACCGAATAGTCGTGAACGCCTGCCTGGACCGGTTGCGGCGGCGACAAACAAGGCCGACCGTGCCGCTGCCCGAGGCAGGGCCCGGCGAGCCGGTTGCTCCGCGTGACGCAATGAGTGAACGGGAAACCCGGTTGGTGGTCCAGGCTGCGCTGAACGAGTTGCCCGAGGAGCAGCGCGCCCCGATCGTCCTGGTGGACGTGGAGGGGTACTCGGTCGCCGAGACCGCGCGGTTGCTCGGCATCGCCGAGGGGACGGTGAAGTCGCGGTGCGCCCGCGGCAGGGCCAAGCTGGCCAAAGTTCTGGGGCACCTCCGGAACCAGAGTGCAAGTGCGAACGTCCCAGGTGATGGTGTCAAGCAGCAACGTCAGTGGGAGGAACGATGA
- a CDS encoding protein kinase family protein gives MSGGQAHSTPLVPGGVIGDGRYRLLALCGRDNRCDAQLWHARDGQLGRDVALTVLVGVHTDHAAATRAKRTAERAMHASSFTHPGVARVMEVLTPGNGVKFTEGILAIIVADWTQGTDLVELLAGGALSAGATTTLVEHLAAAVEGAHHAGLVLGVDHPQRVRVTPEGRLRLAFPGPRPDAIARDDVRGLGALLYLLLTARWPLPGAPEGYRAAQTGQDGSPVAPSALNPLLPHELSSVAVRSLQDTPGGIRTSAAILQVLDQISRSEAQTAMIEPVGGGKDDGVVWTTQRPVAGREHNRKLMISVGVLALLTLVVIGWLGFQIVSFFSTDTSKGSGPTVVVGQSSQPGQPDAPVPAEPVQPAAVGVYDVTNKPDNPNRANRAVDNNPTTVWQTEEYAQPFPALKPGIGLMASFAEPLRMASVSVTSPSAGTVVEIRTAPSNDAPLEQTKVIAQATLSAGQTQLQLGEHEASQHLLVWVTKLAENDRGSQSEIAEVVYVRAQ, from the coding sequence GTGAGCGGCGGTCAGGCCCACAGCACCCCGTTGGTTCCCGGCGGGGTCATCGGCGACGGCAGGTACCGGCTGCTGGCGCTGTGCGGGCGGGACAACCGGTGCGACGCGCAGCTCTGGCACGCCCGTGACGGGCAGCTGGGCCGCGACGTGGCCCTCACCGTGCTGGTCGGGGTCCACACCGACCACGCGGCGGCCACGCGGGCGAAGCGGACCGCCGAGCGGGCCATGCACGCGTCCAGCTTCACCCACCCCGGTGTCGCTCGGGTGATGGAGGTGCTCACGCCGGGCAACGGCGTGAAGTTCACCGAGGGCATCCTCGCGATCATCGTCGCCGACTGGACCCAGGGCACCGACCTGGTGGAGCTGCTGGCGGGCGGGGCGCTGAGCGCGGGCGCGACGACCACGCTGGTCGAGCACCTGGCGGCGGCCGTCGAGGGCGCGCACCACGCGGGCCTCGTGCTCGGCGTGGACCACCCGCAGCGCGTCCGGGTCACCCCGGAGGGCAGGCTGCGGCTGGCGTTCCCCGGTCCCAGGCCGGACGCGATCGCGCGCGACGACGTCCGGGGCCTCGGCGCCCTGCTGTACCTGCTGCTGACCGCGAGGTGGCCGCTGCCCGGCGCGCCCGAGGGCTACCGGGCGGCGCAGACCGGTCAGGACGGCTCGCCGGTCGCGCCGAGCGCGCTGAACCCGCTCCTGCCGCACGAGCTGTCGTCAGTGGCCGTGCGGAGCCTCCAGGACACGCCGGGCGGCATCCGCACCAGCGCGGCGATCCTGCAGGTGCTGGACCAGATCTCCCGGTCCGAGGCGCAGACGGCGATGATCGAGCCGGTCGGCGGCGGCAAGGACGACGGGGTCGTGTGGACGACCCAGCGGCCCGTCGCCGGGCGGGAGCACAACCGGAAGCTGATGATCAGCGTCGGCGTGCTCGCGCTGCTGACGCTCGTGGTCATCGGGTGGTTGGGCTTCCAGATCGTCAGCTTCTTCAGCACGGACACGTCCAAGGGCAGCGGGCCGACCGTGGTGGTCGGCCAGTCGTCCCAGCCGGGCCAGCCCGACGCGCCGGTGCCCGCCGAGCCGGTGCAGCCCGCGGCGGTGGGCGTGTACGACGTGACGAACAAGCCGGACAACCCGAACCGGGCCAACCGGGCCGTGGACAACAACCCGACCACGGTGTGGCAGACCGAGGAGTACGCGCAGCCGTTCCCGGCGCTGAAGCCGGGCATCGGGCTGATGGCCTCGTTCGCGGAGCCGCTGCGGATGGCGTCGGTGTCGGTGACGTCGCCGAGCGCGGGCACGGTCGTGGAGATCCGGACGGCGCCGTCCAACGACGCGCCGCTGGAGCAGACCAAGGTGATCGCCCAGGCGACGCTGTCGGCCGGGCAGACGCAGCTGCAGCTGGGCGAGCACGAGGCCTCGCAGCACCTGCTGGTGTGGGTGACGAAGCTGGCCGAGAACGACAGGGGCAGCCAGTCCGAGATCGCCGAGGTGGTCTACGTGCGGGCCCAGTAG
- the murJ gene encoding murein biosynthesis integral membrane protein MurJ gives MSGPTTAREQSKQGPSLAQASGSMAIATIVSRASGLLSKLMLITIIGSGALNDSYQAATTLPTMINELLLGGVLTSVAIPMLVRAEKEDPDGGESYAQWLITMAVTLLGIGTLIALACAPLLTALFVGDADQARPELVTAFAYLVLPGIVFYGLSALLGAILNTKNVFGLPTWAPVLNNVVVIVTLAVYALVPGEISMDPVRMGEPKLLILGLGTMLGVAVQASVLLPAMKRTGFKFRWRWGWDRRLAEFGGLAFWVLLYVGLGFVSMIVLTRVAMNGEGALTAYNFQWLVAQVPYGVLGVSLLTALMPKMSRAAAEDDTQSLVGDLSLGNRMSAIMLMPFSALMTVAGVSIGVAVFSHGASGLEGGERVGTALALSAFGLVPYAITLLQLRVFYALKDARTPTIIQGIIVVVRIGLLYAFLAISPPDKLAAGVSIAMSLSFVVGCLVGQLWLRVRLGRLRTGYTVWTVCLSVVASAIGFGVATGLAWGLVSVLGLESPVPTAACELVVQTVVGLPLSFGLMALFRVPEVKPALDKVIRLVRRR, from the coding sequence TTGAGCGGACCCACCACAGCACGAGAGCAGTCCAAGCAAGGGCCGTCGCTGGCGCAGGCCAGCGGCTCGATGGCCATCGCCACGATCGTCAGCCGCGCCTCCGGCCTGCTGTCCAAGCTGATGCTCATCACGATCATCGGCTCGGGCGCGCTGAACGACTCGTACCAGGCGGCGACCACGCTGCCCACGATGATCAACGAGCTGCTGCTCGGCGGCGTGCTCACCAGCGTGGCCATCCCGATGCTGGTGCGCGCCGAGAAGGAGGACCCCGACGGCGGGGAGTCCTACGCGCAGTGGCTGATCACCATGGCGGTGACGCTGCTGGGCATCGGCACGCTCATCGCGCTCGCCTGCGCCCCGCTGCTGACGGCGCTGTTCGTCGGCGACGCGGACCAGGCGAGGCCCGAGCTGGTCACCGCCTTCGCCTACCTGGTGCTGCCGGGCATCGTGTTCTACGGCCTGTCGGCGCTGCTGGGCGCGATCCTGAACACCAAGAACGTGTTCGGCCTGCCCACCTGGGCCCCGGTGCTGAACAACGTCGTGGTGATCGTGACCCTGGCGGTCTACGCGCTGGTCCCCGGCGAGATCTCGATGGACCCGGTGCGGATGGGCGAGCCGAAGCTGCTGATCCTGGGCCTCGGCACGATGCTCGGCGTCGCGGTGCAGGCGTCGGTGCTGCTGCCCGCGATGAAGCGGACCGGGTTCAAGTTCCGCTGGCGGTGGGGCTGGGACCGCAGGCTCGCCGAGTTCGGCGGGCTGGCGTTCTGGGTGCTGCTGTACGTGGGCCTCGGCTTCGTCAGCATGATCGTGCTGACCCGCGTCGCCATGAACGGCGAGGGCGCGCTGACCGCGTACAACTTCCAGTGGCTCGTCGCGCAGGTGCCGTACGGCGTGCTGGGCGTGTCGCTGCTGACCGCGCTGATGCCCAAGATGAGCAGGGCGGCGGCCGAGGACGACACCCAGTCCCTGGTCGGCGACCTGTCGCTGGGCAACCGGATGTCGGCGATCATGCTCATGCCGTTCAGCGCGCTGATGACGGTCGCGGGCGTGTCGATCGGCGTCGCGGTGTTCTCGCACGGCGCGTCCGGCCTGGAGGGCGGCGAGCGGGTCGGCACGGCGCTGGCGCTGTCCGCGTTCGGCCTGGTGCCGTACGCGATCACGCTGCTCCAGCTGCGGGTGTTCTACGCGCTCAAGGACGCGCGGACGCCGACGATCATCCAGGGGATCATCGTCGTGGTCCGGATCGGGTTGCTGTACGCGTTCCTGGCGATCTCGCCCCCGGACAAGCTGGCGGCGGGCGTGTCCATCGCGATGTCGCTGAGCTTCGTGGTCGGCTGCCTGGTCGGCCAGCTGTGGCTGCGGGTGCGGCTGGGCAGGCTGCGCACCGGGTACACCGTGTGGACGGTGTGCCTGTCCGTGGTGGCGTCGGCGATCGGGTTCGGCGTGGCGACGGGTCTCGCGTGGGGCCTGGTGTCGGTGCTGGGGCTGGAGAGCCCGGTGCCGACGGCCGCGTGCGAGCTGGTCGTCCAGACCGTCGTCGGGCTCCCGCTGAGCTTCGGGCTGATGGCGCTGTTCCGGGTGCCCGAGGTCAAGCCCGCGCTCGACAAGGTGATCCGCCTGGTGCGTCGCCGGTGA